The following are encoded together in the Streptomyces rapamycinicus NRRL 5491 genome:
- a CDS encoding alpha/beta fold hydrolase, whose product MSDIELQHRMVWADDLRFHIVEAGEGPTIVLVAGFPQSSYAWRRLMPLLADRFHVIAVDLPGQGDSDKPVDGYDTLTTGKRLRSLLKVLGEDRYVLVGHDIGAWVGYAYAHQFAADLRGVVLLDGNIPGVTLRPTITLGPDNWRNWHFLFNPIPDLPEALLQGRERILIEWFFSRKTANWRTTFSNADIDEYERVYQTPGGLRGMLGYYRAVLEDIEQNTPLMQKKIDVPVLALGGEVGSAPDLHESMQPLGHNVHGGVIAGSGHYIPEEEPEALAREISDFVNDLKA is encoded by the coding sequence ATGAGTGATATCGAGCTCCAGCACCGTATGGTGTGGGCGGACGACCTCCGGTTCCACATCGTGGAGGCCGGTGAAGGACCCACGATCGTGCTGGTCGCCGGTTTCCCGCAAAGCTCCTACGCGTGGCGGCGCCTGATGCCGCTGCTCGCGGACCGTTTCCATGTGATCGCCGTCGACCTCCCTGGACAGGGGGACTCCGACAAGCCGGTGGACGGCTACGACACCCTGACGACCGGCAAGCGGCTGCGCTCGCTGCTGAAGGTCCTCGGTGAGGACCGGTACGTGCTGGTCGGGCACGACATCGGCGCCTGGGTGGGATACGCCTACGCGCATCAGTTCGCCGCCGACCTGCGAGGAGTGGTGCTCCTCGACGGCAACATCCCGGGTGTCACGCTACGGCCGACGATCACGCTCGGCCCGGACAACTGGCGGAACTGGCACTTCCTGTTCAACCCGATCCCCGACCTGCCCGAGGCACTGCTCCAGGGACGCGAGCGCATCCTCATCGAATGGTTCTTCAGCAGGAAGACCGCCAACTGGCGAACCACTTTCAGCAACGCCGACATCGACGAGTACGAGCGCGTGTACCAGACCCCGGGCGGACTACGGGGCATGCTCGGCTACTACCGCGCGGTCCTGGAGGACATCGAGCAGAACACCCCCCTGATGCAGAAGAAGATCGACGTCCCGGTACTCGCCCTCGGCGGTGAGGTCGGTTCCGCGCCGGATCTCCACGAGAGCATGCAGCCGCTGGGCCACAACGTGCACGGTGGCGTCATCGCAGGCAGCGGTCACTACATCCCGGAGGAAGAACCCGAAGCGCTCGCACGGGAAATCTCCGACTTTGTCAACGATCTCAAGGCATAG
- a CDS encoding hydroxypyruvate isomerase family protein, with amino-acid sequence MTPVDKRLRFCANLGWLFGEVPFEERFTAAAEAGFSAVEYASPYDHSPLTLRRRLQEAGLCQALINSPVGPPGTSTFAGTACLPDRVREFRDGITKALDYAVELECPLVHLRAGVRPPEVQRDTAFSQYVTNVAWAAQLASTAGVRLVLEAVNSRDIPGYLVNTQEQAAGVVDAIGNDRVGILFDVYHCQVQQGDITTRLETFLPSIAHLQVADVPGRAEPGSGEIAWDFVFDRLRSLGYAGWIGCEYRPANGTAEGLGWLTRFIHTEEG; translated from the coding sequence GTGACCCCAGTGGACAAGAGATTGCGCTTCTGCGCGAACCTGGGCTGGCTCTTCGGTGAAGTGCCCTTTGAGGAACGCTTCACCGCCGCAGCCGAGGCCGGATTCAGTGCCGTCGAGTATGCGTCGCCGTACGACCATTCACCGCTCACGCTGCGACGCCGTTTGCAGGAGGCGGGACTGTGCCAAGCGCTGATCAACAGCCCGGTGGGGCCTCCGGGAACTTCCACATTCGCGGGAACGGCGTGTCTGCCCGACCGGGTGCGGGAGTTCCGCGACGGCATAACCAAAGCGCTCGACTACGCGGTCGAGCTGGAGTGCCCGCTGGTCCACTTGCGCGCCGGAGTAAGGCCACCCGAGGTCCAGCGGGACACGGCCTTCTCGCAATACGTCACAAACGTCGCATGGGCCGCGCAGCTCGCCTCCACGGCCGGTGTCCGGCTGGTCCTGGAGGCTGTCAACTCCCGCGACATTCCTGGATATCTCGTGAATACCCAGGAGCAGGCCGCGGGTGTGGTAGATGCCATCGGCAACGACCGGGTCGGCATCCTCTTCGACGTCTACCACTGTCAGGTTCAGCAAGGCGACATCACCACCCGGCTGGAGACGTTCCTGCCGTCGATCGCGCACCTCCAAGTCGCGGACGTGCCCGGGCGGGCAGAGCCCGGCAGCGGGGAGATCGCCTGGGACTTCGTCTTCGACCGGTTGCGGTCGCTTGGTTACGCGGGCTGGATCGGCTGTGAGTACCGTCCCGCGAACGGTACCGCCGAGGGGCTCGGGTGGCTGACGCGGTTCATCCATACAGAGGAAGGGTGA
- a CDS encoding glutamate cyclase domain-containing protein, with protein sequence MPTPITEIEGIVGRKVRRDISRLVAFAQGNLERAAQSIADHPSPHIGIVCGFFVRHAEPPSPETDGLNGMGQLAAGFIEAGIPVTVITDAPCAKAVWAVTGVLPGRVALEVVPVDSDAVRSLRGRLESAEQPLTHLIAIERCSLGADGRAHREHGWDISDDTAPLDYLFEDDGWSSPWTTIGIGDGGNELGMGVLPREIVEEDIPNGALVAARTGADHLIVSGVANWGAYGLLGAVASLRPDLAPYLLKHFHARSEHDILTAAVTIGQAIDDSRVDRLGQLQMTIDRLPLDDHIEIIESITAVLSQSS encoded by the coding sequence ATGCCAACGCCTATCACCGAGATCGAAGGCATCGTCGGACGTAAGGTGCGCCGCGACATCAGTCGGCTGGTCGCGTTCGCGCAGGGGAATCTGGAGCGCGCCGCCCAGTCGATAGCGGACCACCCCTCGCCGCACATCGGCATCGTGTGCGGGTTCTTCGTCCGGCACGCGGAACCGCCGTCACCTGAGACGGACGGCCTGAATGGCATGGGTCAGCTCGCCGCGGGGTTCATCGAGGCCGGTATCCCCGTCACGGTGATCACCGACGCGCCATGCGCCAAGGCGGTATGGGCGGTCACCGGTGTTCTGCCGGGAAGGGTCGCACTGGAGGTTGTACCGGTGGACTCCGACGCCGTGCGGAGCCTGCGCGGACGTCTGGAGTCGGCGGAGCAGCCGCTCACCCACCTCATCGCGATCGAGCGCTGCTCGCTGGGCGCCGATGGGAGGGCGCACCGCGAGCACGGGTGGGACATCTCGGATGACACCGCGCCGCTGGATTATCTGTTCGAGGATGACGGCTGGAGTTCGCCTTGGACCACCATCGGTATCGGTGACGGCGGCAACGAGCTCGGTATGGGTGTGCTGCCCCGGGAGATCGTCGAGGAGGACATTCCGAACGGTGCCCTGGTCGCCGCACGGACCGGCGCCGACCACTTGATCGTCTCCGGTGTCGCCAATTGGGGGGCCTACGGTTTGCTCGGGGCGGTCGCGAGCCTGCGGCCCGATCTTGCCCCGTACCTGCTCAAGCACTTCCACGCACGGTCCGAGCACGACATCCTCACCGCGGCGGTCACCATCGGCCAGGCAATCGACGACAGCCGTGTCGATCGGCTCGGCCAGTTGCAGATGACGATCGACAGGCTTCCACTCGACGACCACATCGAGATCATCGAGTCCATCACGGCCGTTCTGTCACAGAGTTCCTGA
- a CDS encoding molybdate ABC transporter substrate-binding protein: protein MREQNSAGRQVSLFSTLAVQAALEQRLLREFTEETGIGVQPDFDPTSVLLERIHSGEVPDVLIAVTDDIRQLSAQGTVDGRARLPVARTGIGLAVRARTPRPLIATVDDLVRTLLDARSVAYSRTGASGIYFAQLLGRLGIAEAVNARATIVQKGFAAATLLDGRADLAVQQVSELMTVPGVDVVGPFPADAAHDTEFSIAPSTTAAEWSPASELVCFLGSERARTAYGAFGLKAPHSTES from the coding sequence ATGCGCGAACAGAACTCCGCTGGTAGGCAGGTATCCCTCTTCAGCACCCTGGCGGTGCAAGCCGCCCTGGAACAGCGATTGCTCAGAGAGTTCACCGAGGAGACGGGCATCGGCGTCCAGCCGGACTTCGATCCGACATCGGTGCTGTTGGAGCGTATCCACTCCGGAGAGGTCCCCGATGTCCTGATCGCCGTTACCGATGACATCCGGCAATTGTCGGCTCAGGGAACCGTCGACGGTCGGGCGCGCCTGCCGGTTGCCAGAACGGGCATCGGACTCGCCGTCCGGGCGCGGACGCCGCGACCGTTGATCGCGACCGTCGACGACCTGGTGCGGACATTGCTCGACGCCCGTTCGGTCGCCTACTCCAGAACGGGGGCCAGCGGCATTTACTTCGCTCAGTTGCTGGGCCGACTCGGCATCGCGGAGGCGGTGAACGCACGGGCCACGATTGTGCAGAAGGGCTTCGCCGCCGCCACCTTGCTGGATGGCAGGGCAGACCTGGCGGTGCAGCAGGTGAGTGAGTTGATGACCGTCCCCGGCGTCGATGTGGTCGGCCCCTTCCCCGCCGACGCCGCGCACGACACCGAGTTCAGCATCGCGCCGTCCACGACTGCGGCGGAGTGGTCCCCCGCGTCGGAGTTGGTGTGTTTTCTCGGATCCGAGCGGGCACGTACGGCTTACGGGGCATTCGGCCTCAAGGCCCCGCACTCGACAGAGAGCTGA
- a CDS encoding RidA family protein, with protein MTTANKTASAPSGYVTPLVVHEGFAYVSGQLPRKDGQIAYHGKVGADVDLDSAREAARLCAQACLNVLNRELTEGRRLQRILKITGFVASGPDFTAHGRVIDAASEVFIENLGQAGQHARSAIGVAQLPHGACVEIEVVAAVTGP; from the coding sequence ATGACAACAGCGAACAAGACAGCATCCGCCCCCAGCGGCTATGTGACCCCGCTTGTGGTACATGAAGGCTTCGCGTACGTCAGTGGCCAGCTCCCCCGGAAGGACGGTCAGATCGCCTATCACGGAAAAGTGGGGGCGGATGTCGACCTGGACTCCGCGCGCGAGGCGGCACGGCTCTGCGCACAGGCGTGCCTCAATGTCCTGAACCGGGAACTCACCGAAGGACGCCGACTCCAGCGCATCCTCAAGATAACGGGATTCGTCGCCTCGGGACCGGACTTCACGGCGCACGGAAGGGTCATCGACGCGGCGTCGGAAGTCTTCATCGAAAACCTCGGCCAGGCCGGACAGCACGCCCGCAGCGCCATCGGGGTAGCTCAACTCCCGCACGGTGCCTGCGTCGAGATCGAAGTCGTCGCCGCAGTCACTGGTCCGTGA
- the otnC gene encoding 3-oxo-tetronate 4-phosphate decarboxylase, translating into MNLITKGHEPQLRERLTTLGASLFARGLTTGTSGNLSVRVCDGWLMTPTNASLGTLDPDRLSKLDENGRHVGGDRPTKESLLHLALYRQRRDAGGIVHLHSTYAAAVSCMDGLDPVECVPPLTAYFAMRIGRLPLVPYYRPGDPALATAIYDLAARYHAILLANHGPIVSGTTLESAAAAIEELEETAKLFLLLRGIPTRALSDQEVSQLDRGR; encoded by the coding sequence ATGAACCTGATCACGAAAGGGCACGAACCTCAGCTACGGGAACGGCTCACCACGCTGGGCGCATCCTTGTTCGCCCGCGGACTGACCACCGGGACCAGCGGCAACCTCAGTGTGCGGGTGTGTGACGGATGGCTGATGACGCCCACCAACGCGAGTCTGGGCACTCTTGATCCGGATCGGCTGTCAAAGCTGGACGAGAACGGGCGCCACGTCGGCGGGGACCGCCCGACCAAGGAGAGCCTCCTGCACTTGGCGCTGTACAGACAGCGACGGGACGCCGGTGGCATCGTTCACCTGCACTCGACCTACGCGGCGGCGGTGTCCTGCATGGACGGGCTCGATCCGGTCGAGTGTGTTCCGCCGCTCACCGCCTATTTCGCCATGAGGATCGGCCGACTGCCCCTCGTCCCCTACTACCGGCCCGGTGACCCGGCGCTGGCCACCGCGATCTACGACCTCGCCGCCCGTTACCACGCGATCCTGCTTGCCAACCACGGGCCGATCGTCAGCGGCACGACTCTTGAGTCCGCGGCGGCGGCGATCGAAGAGCTGGAGGAGACGGCGAAGCTCTTCCTGCTCCTGCGCGGAATACCGACTCGCGCTCTCAGCGACCAAGAGGTCTCACAACTCGACCGTGGTCGCTGA
- the otnK gene encoding 3-oxo-tetronate kinase yields MLLGCIADDFTGGTDLASALVAQGIRTVQVIGVPDTGEEVVRSGAEAVVIALKTRTAPVADAVEQSLTALRWLREIGCERYYFKYCSTFDSTPAGNIGPVADALMDALGMDFTVICPALPANGRTVRDGRLFVGDAPLDETSMRQHPLTPMDDANVVRLMRRQTGSRVGLVGHGTVAQGPERIRAEFGALRSAGIRYAVVDATDDHDLLAIGRACADLRLVTASSGLAIGLAETPRTRPHGLTYGDPHAPVPFGGARAVIAGSCSAATNAQVEAARAVYPTFPVDPCAVVRGEDVVTAALRWARPLLADGPVLLHATQPARNVTAAKSRLPDDTASRIEDTLASIARGLVDMGVGRLIVAGGETSGAVVGALGATGLVIGPEISPGVPWTWTLGTPRPLALALKSGNFGSRDFFLDAWERLP; encoded by the coding sequence ATGTTGCTCGGATGCATCGCCGATGACTTCACAGGCGGTACCGATCTCGCCTCCGCGCTGGTGGCGCAGGGGATTCGAACGGTGCAGGTCATCGGCGTCCCCGATACCGGGGAGGAGGTTGTGCGGTCGGGCGCGGAGGCGGTCGTCATCGCGTTGAAGACCCGCACGGCGCCGGTCGCCGACGCGGTGGAGCAGTCCCTCACCGCACTGCGGTGGCTGCGGGAGATCGGCTGCGAACGCTACTACTTCAAGTACTGCTCGACTTTCGACTCCACCCCGGCGGGCAACATCGGCCCGGTCGCGGACGCCTTGATGGACGCCCTCGGCATGGATTTCACCGTCATATGTCCAGCGCTGCCGGCCAACGGCCGAACCGTCCGCGACGGCCGGCTCTTCGTGGGCGATGCGCCGTTGGACGAGACTTCCATGCGTCAGCACCCCCTGACGCCGATGGATGACGCGAACGTGGTGCGGTTGATGCGGCGGCAGACTGGCTCGCGAGTCGGTCTGGTCGGCCACGGAACCGTGGCTCAGGGGCCGGAGCGGATCCGCGCAGAGTTCGGCGCGTTGCGCTCGGCGGGAATCCGATACGCGGTCGTTGATGCGACCGACGATCACGACCTCCTCGCCATCGGCCGCGCGTGCGCCGATCTGCGGCTGGTCACGGCGAGTTCTGGGCTCGCGATCGGGCTCGCGGAGACTCCCCGTACCCGGCCGCACGGTCTCACCTACGGTGATCCCCACGCCCCGGTGCCATTCGGTGGGGCACGGGCCGTCATCGCGGGCAGTTGCTCAGCGGCGACGAACGCCCAAGTCGAGGCGGCGCGCGCGGTGTACCCGACCTTCCCCGTCGACCCCTGCGCGGTTGTCCGAGGCGAGGACGTCGTCACAGCGGCACTGCGCTGGGCCCGCCCACTCCTGGCGGATGGTCCGGTCCTGCTGCACGCGACGCAACCGGCGCGGAATGTCACTGCGGCGAAGTCACGGCTTCCGGACGACACCGCCTCACGGATCGAGGACACCCTCGCTTCGATCGCTCGGGGCCTCGTCGACATGGGGGTCGGCCGGTTGATCGTCGCCGGCGGGGAGACCTCGGGTGCGGTCGTAGGGGCACTTGGCGCTACCGGGCTGGTCATCGGGCCGGAGATCAGTCCAGGAGTGCCGTGGACGTGGACGCTTGGCACCCCTCGGCCACTCGCGCTCGCGCTGAAGTCGGGGAATTTCGGCTCGCGCGACTTCTTCCTCGACGCCTGGGAGCGGCTGCCATGA
- a CDS encoding aspartate/glutamate racemase family protein produces MTGTARIVLIHATPVAMAPVHDAFAREWPEAELTNLLDDGLTTERARQTELAEELTERFVDLVRYACRTGADGILATCSAFGPAIDRAAALLPVPVVKPNEAMFRAALARGTDVGMLATFAPSVPTMEDEFAAEAERLGSPAKLRSIVVDSAIELLRAGDAGSHNRLVAEQASRLSGCDAIVLAHFSTSQAVERVRARVDVPVYTAPQTAVLALKEAVHGAV; encoded by the coding sequence ATGACAGGCACAGCACGCATTGTCCTCATCCACGCGACGCCCGTCGCCATGGCGCCCGTCCATGACGCGTTCGCAAGAGAATGGCCCGAGGCCGAGCTGACGAATCTGCTCGATGACGGGCTCACCACCGAGCGGGCACGCCAGACAGAGCTGGCTGAGGAGTTGACCGAACGTTTTGTGGATCTGGTGCGCTATGCCTGCCGCACCGGCGCCGACGGCATCCTGGCGACCTGTTCGGCGTTCGGCCCGGCGATAGACCGCGCGGCGGCTCTGCTGCCCGTGCCGGTGGTCAAACCAAACGAGGCGATGTTCCGGGCGGCGCTCGCGCGCGGCACCGATGTCGGGATGCTCGCCACATTCGCACCCTCGGTCCCGACCATGGAGGACGAATTCGCCGCCGAGGCGGAACGTCTGGGATCACCTGCGAAGCTCAGATCGATCGTCGTCGACTCCGCGATCGAGCTGCTGCGTGCGGGGGACGCAGGCTCACACAACCGGCTGGTCGCGGAGCAGGCATCAAGGCTCTCCGGCTGCGACGCCATCGTCCTGGCCCATTTCTCCACCTCGCAGGCGGTGGAGCGGGTCCGCGCACGGGTGGACGTGCCCGTCTACACCGCCCCACAGACAGCCGTCCTCGCCCTGAAGGAGGCTGTCCATGGCGCCGTGTGA
- a CDS encoding MFS transporter has protein sequence MPEELLPRPSDVGVNPPPPQRRQIANAFAASLSGTALEWYDFGIYSASAALVFPVLFFPDSSSAAAELFAFSTYAVGYISRPLGAFALGRLGDVIGRKQVIVLTLLLIGAATFVIGLLPTYGTIGIAAPILLVSLRFAQGVGVGGELGVAPLLSSEFGAPERRGLWCCAPQIGPPAGNLLANGMLALLTVSMSHDAFLSWGWRVGFLTSAVLVGVGLLIRLRLEETPVFRAIRDKGESPTAPVREVFSTERRGLIAASCARVGPDVTYALFVVFSLVYGTKEAGFTSQQVLIAVLIGSATQLVLIPLAAALSDRVNRRRMYAVAAAIAAIWPFVFLPAVLNGSFVVLVGGIVVGLGLHSFMYGPQGAFITEQFSPRLRASGSSLAFAIGSTFGGAMAPLVFTALLSWQGTWPLLAVYSALACAVTIAGTLWPGRDYDAEEERQFAESLL, from the coding sequence ATGCCTGAAGAACTGCTCCCCCGCCCCTCGGATGTGGGCGTGAATCCGCCACCCCCGCAACGTCGACAGATCGCCAACGCCTTCGCGGCCAGCCTGTCGGGCACTGCGCTGGAATGGTATGATTTCGGGATTTACTCCGCGTCGGCCGCGCTTGTCTTCCCTGTTCTGTTCTTCCCCGACTCCAGTTCCGCAGCCGCAGAGCTGTTCGCGTTCTCCACCTATGCCGTCGGCTACATCTCGCGCCCGTTGGGAGCGTTCGCACTCGGGCGGCTCGGTGATGTCATCGGACGCAAACAGGTCATCGTCCTGACACTGCTGTTGATCGGCGCGGCCACGTTCGTCATCGGCTTGCTGCCCACGTACGGCACGATCGGCATCGCCGCGCCGATCCTGCTGGTGTCGCTGCGATTCGCGCAGGGAGTGGGGGTCGGCGGAGAGCTGGGCGTGGCTCCGCTGTTGTCCAGCGAGTTCGGCGCCCCGGAACGGAGGGGGCTCTGGTGTTGTGCGCCGCAAATCGGTCCGCCGGCCGGGAATCTGCTGGCGAACGGGATGCTGGCCCTTCTCACGGTGTCGATGTCACACGACGCCTTCCTCTCGTGGGGCTGGCGAGTCGGGTTCCTGACGTCTGCGGTCTTGGTCGGGGTCGGGCTGCTGATCAGGCTCCGGCTCGAGGAGACGCCGGTGTTCCGCGCCATCCGCGACAAGGGGGAGAGCCCGACCGCTCCCGTCCGTGAGGTCTTCTCCACCGAGCGGCGTGGCCTCATCGCCGCGTCGTGTGCCCGGGTGGGACCGGACGTCACTTACGCCCTGTTCGTTGTATTCAGCCTCGTCTACGGCACGAAGGAAGCCGGTTTTACGTCACAGCAAGTGCTGATTGCGGTACTGATCGGCTCAGCCACGCAACTCGTGCTCATCCCGCTCGCTGCGGCACTGTCCGACCGCGTCAACCGCCGCCGGATGTACGCGGTGGCCGCGGCAATTGCGGCCATCTGGCCGTTTGTGTTTCTGCCGGCCGTTCTGAACGGTTCATTCGTAGTCCTCGTCGGCGGGATCGTGGTCGGGTTGGGACTGCATTCATTCATGTACGGACCGCAGGGCGCCTTCATCACCGAGCAGTTCTCACCCCGCCTTCGCGCGAGCGGCAGTTCGCTGGCCTTCGCGATCGGCAGTACGTTCGGCGGCGCCATGGCCCCGCTGGTGTTCACGGCCCTGTTGAGCTGGCAGGGAACGTGGCCACTCCTCGCCGTATACAGCGCTCTCGCCTGCGCAGTCACGATCGCCGGGACTCTCTGGCCAGGTCGCGACTACGACGCGGAGGAGGAGCGCCAGTTCGCCGAGAGTCTGCTCTGA
- a CDS encoding SpoIIE family protein phosphatase/ATP-binding protein, whose translation MLVLQVVLIVLLVAAAVAALVLQARRESTRDARDRTLAAAEAFAHSPGMIEALSDRNPTHVLQPLAEAARKDAHLDYIVVWNTAGIRYTHPDPKKIGKHIVGPYEETLDAARANRPFIRSFPTVTGVSMTSSVPVTRPDGKLVGLVSAGITMKRVNTMVAEQLPVVLGSAAGALLLASGSSVLASRRLRRQTHGLGAAEITRMYDHHNAVLHAVREGVVIVRGDGRLLLANDEARRLLELPADVEGRTVTDLGLAPGIAQLLLSGREATDKVCPAGDRLLAVNVRPTDRQGGPPGSVTTLRDTTELHALADRAEETRQRLQLLYNAGVRIGTTLDVVRTAEELAEVAVPGFADFVTVELLDPVLRGEEPVGPSSEMRRTAFCGIREDPPFYPVGELVRFVPAAPTALGMASGRPTLDADLHAAPGWKAQDPERTQRILNYGVRSLITVPLQARGVVLGAVDFWRADQSELFGEEDLSFAEELAARAAVCIDNARRYTREHTMAVTLQRSLLPGGMPEQSALEVAYRYLPARAGVGGDWFDIIPLPGTRVALVVGDVVGHGLHAAATMGRLRTAVHNFSALDLAPDDLLVRLDELVARIDQDRTTESAGEGATGATCLYAIYDPVSGRCTMARAGHPGPAIVHPDGAVEFPDLPAGLPLGLGGLPFEAVELQLAEGSQVALFTDGLVEDRHRDIDEGLELLGSALAGHPDRSMDNTCQAVLDALVPDDPSDDIALLMARTRMLASTRVTTWDVPADPAAVAPIRSRVARQLADWGLEETAFPTELILSELVTNAIRYGSEPITVRLLYDRTVICEVSDGSSTSPYMRSAKTTDEGGRGLFLVAQFAQRWGTRYTPNGKVIWAEQTLDDGAAGTQGTVESLLEQWEDPLL comes from the coding sequence ATGCTGGTCCTACAGGTCGTACTCATTGTCCTGCTCGTCGCCGCCGCGGTAGCAGCCCTTGTGCTGCAGGCTCGGCGCGAGAGCACCCGGGATGCGCGAGACCGGACACTCGCCGCAGCCGAGGCTTTCGCGCACTCGCCCGGCATGATCGAAGCCCTGTCCGACCGGAATCCCACGCACGTGCTGCAGCCGCTCGCCGAGGCTGCCCGGAAGGACGCCCACCTCGATTACATCGTGGTGTGGAACACGGCTGGAATCCGGTACACGCACCCCGACCCCAAGAAAATCGGGAAGCACATCGTCGGCCCGTACGAGGAAACACTCGACGCCGCGCGGGCCAATCGGCCCTTCATCAGAAGCTTCCCCACGGTGACAGGCGTCAGCATGACCTCCTCTGTGCCCGTGACCAGGCCGGACGGCAAGCTGGTCGGCCTGGTTTCGGCCGGGATCACCATGAAGAGGGTGAACACCATGGTGGCAGAACAACTGCCGGTGGTGCTGGGTTCGGCGGCGGGTGCACTCCTTCTCGCCTCGGGCAGTTCCGTGCTGGCGAGCCGGCGGCTGCGACGTCAGACGCACGGTCTGGGCGCGGCCGAGATCACACGGATGTACGACCACCACAACGCCGTACTGCACGCGGTTCGCGAAGGGGTGGTGATCGTCCGGGGCGACGGGCGGCTGCTGCTGGCCAACGACGAGGCCCGACGGCTGCTAGAGCTGCCCGCGGACGTGGAAGGACGGACGGTCACCGACCTTGGCCTGGCTCCTGGAATCGCGCAGCTGCTGCTCTCCGGTCGTGAGGCCACGGACAAGGTGTGCCCAGCCGGTGACCGGCTACTGGCGGTCAATGTTCGGCCGACCGACCGTCAAGGGGGGCCGCCGGGGAGCGTGACGACACTGCGGGACACCACCGAGCTGCATGCGCTCGCCGACCGGGCCGAGGAGACCCGGCAGCGGCTTCAACTGCTCTACAACGCCGGTGTCCGCATCGGCACCACCCTCGATGTGGTACGCACTGCCGAGGAACTGGCCGAAGTGGCAGTCCCTGGGTTCGCCGACTTCGTCACCGTAGAGCTCCTTGACCCCGTTCTGCGCGGTGAGGAGCCGGTCGGGCCAAGCAGCGAGATGCGCCGTACGGCCTTCTGCGGCATCCGGGAGGATCCGCCGTTCTACCCGGTGGGTGAGCTTGTCAGGTTTGTCCCCGCGGCGCCGACGGCGTTGGGTATGGCGAGCGGCCGCCCGACCCTCGATGCCGACCTTCATGCAGCGCCCGGCTGGAAGGCTCAGGACCCGGAACGCACCCAAAGGATCCTCAACTATGGCGTGCGCTCGCTGATCACCGTGCCGTTGCAGGCCCGCGGGGTGGTGCTGGGGGCAGTCGACTTCTGGCGCGCTGACCAATCCGAGCTTTTCGGGGAGGAGGATCTGTCCTTCGCCGAGGAGCTGGCCGCCCGTGCGGCGGTGTGCATCGACAATGCCCGCCGCTACACCCGAGAGCACACCATGGCCGTCACCCTGCAGCGCAGTCTGCTTCCCGGTGGCATGCCCGAGCAGAGCGCTCTGGAAGTGGCGTACCGGTACCTGCCCGCCCGGGCCGGTGTGGGCGGCGACTGGTTCGACATCATCCCGCTGCCCGGCACCCGAGTCGCCCTGGTGGTCGGCGACGTTGTCGGGCACGGACTGCACGCAGCGGCCACCATGGGGCGGCTGCGCACCGCGGTGCACAACTTCTCGGCCCTCGACCTGGCCCCCGACGACCTCCTCGTTCGCCTGGACGAGCTGGTCGCCAGAATCGACCAGGACCGGACGACCGAGAGTGCGGGCGAAGGAGCCACGGGGGCCACCTGTCTGTACGCCATCTACGATCCGGTCTCCGGTCGATGCACCATGGCACGGGCCGGACACCCGGGACCCGCCATCGTCCATCCCGATGGCGCCGTGGAATTCCCCGATCTGCCCGCCGGCCTGCCCCTCGGCCTCGGGGGCCTGCCCTTCGAGGCCGTCGAACTCCAGCTTGCCGAAGGCAGCCAAGTCGCCCTCTTCACCGACGGCCTCGTCGAAGACCGCCACCGCGACATCGACGAGGGTCTCGAACTCCTCGGCAGCGCCCTGGCAGGCCATCCGGACCGCAGCATGGACAACACCTGCCAGGCGGTACTGGACGCACTGGTACCCGACGATCCGAGCGATGACATCGCACTGCTGATGGCCCGAACCCGCATGCTCGCCTCCACACGGGTCACCACCTGGGACGTACCCGCCGACCCTGCCGCCGTCGCCCCCATCCGCAGCCGGGTCGCCCGGCAGCTGGCCGACTGGGGGCTGGAGGAGACCGCCTTCCCGACCGAGCTGATCCTCAGCGAGTTGGTCACCAACGCCATCCGCTACGGCAGCGAACCCATCACCGTTCGCCTTCTGTACGACCGCACCGTGATCTGCGAGG